Proteins encoded together in one Paracoccus sp. SMMA_5_TC window:
- the rarD gene encoding EamA family transporter RarD: MREWTKGFWAMIAVCLAWGLSPIFYRLLIGVPTVEVLAHRTIWSLLLFLGVLALQGRLAELWRALAGPHLARIGFAAAMVSTNWGLFIWAVQSGHVVQSSLGYYIFPLVAVLLGVVVFGERLSRAQMLAVGLAAAAVLLLTWGLGVAPWVSLGLAVTFGLYGVAKKSLPMGPVLSVAAEVALLTPLALGWLLAQAAGVMPTALAQPVAFGQDMTVSLLLVASGAVTAVPLILFSYAARRVEMATLGLMLYLNPTLQFLCAVLLFGETFTVWHMIAFAIIWLALAIYSASALRRMPRGA; this comes from the coding sequence ATGCGCGAATGGACCAAGGGGTTCTGGGCGATGATCGCCGTCTGCCTCGCCTGGGGCCTGTCGCCGATCTTTTACCGGCTGCTGATCGGGGTGCCCACGGTCGAGGTGCTGGCGCATCGCACCATCTGGTCGCTATTGCTGTTTCTGGGGGTGCTGGCGCTGCAAGGACGGCTGGCCGAGCTGTGGCGCGCGCTTGCCGGGCCGCATCTGGCGCGCATCGGTTTTGCGGCGGCGATGGTGTCGACCAACTGGGGCCTGTTCATCTGGGCGGTGCAGTCGGGGCATGTGGTGCAAAGCTCGCTGGGCTATTACATCTTTCCCCTGGTCGCGGTGTTGCTGGGGGTCGTGGTTTTTGGCGAAAGGCTCAGCCGGGCGCAGATGCTGGCCGTCGGCCTGGCGGCGGCGGCGGTGCTGTTGCTGACCTGGGGCTTGGGCGTGGCGCCCTGGGTCAGCCTGGGGCTGGCGGTCACCTTCGGCCTCTATGGTGTCGCCAAGAAATCCCTGCCCATGGGCCCGGTGCTGTCGGTCGCGGCCGAGGTGGCGCTGCTGACGCCGCTGGCGCTGGGCTGGCTGCTGGCCCAGGCGGCGGGGGTGATGCCGACGGCATTGGCCCAGCCGGTGGCCTTCGGCCAAGACATGACGGTCAGCCTGCTGCTGGTCGCCTCGGGGGCGGTGACGGCGGTGCCGCTGATCCTGTTCAGCTATGCCGCGCGACGGGTCGAAATGGCGACGCTGGGGCTGATGCTGTATCTGAACCCGACGCTGCAATTCCTGTGCGCGGTGCTGCTGTTCGGCGAAACCTTTACCGTCTGGCACATGATCGCCTTTGCCATCATCTGGCTGGCGCTTGCGATCTATTCGGCCTCGGCGCTGCGGAGGATGCCGCGCGGGGCGTGA
- a CDS encoding tetratricopeptide repeat protein — protein sequence MANQNDSFIDEVTEDLRRDRLFAMFRRYGWLALLLILAIVGGAAWREYSATKARQQAQAWGDAVLAAQKADDPAAALAAVDGQGSAARKALSEMLAAGAEVEAGQGAQAAQRLKAAAALVADDPVLHDLALLKAVMAAGSSMDPAERDATLTQLSKPGAPFELLALEQKVVALIDAGRNEDAITLIGQIQQKDGLSEPLRRRLSEMMITLGAEPQRDQDPGPQTMPAPAVN from the coding sequence ATGGCCAATCAGAACGACAGCTTCATCGACGAGGTGACCGAGGATCTGCGCCGCGACCGGCTGTTTGCGATGTTCCGTCGCTATGGCTGGCTGGCGCTGTTGCTGATCCTGGCCATTGTCGGCGGTGCGGCCTGGCGGGAATATTCCGCGACCAAGGCGCGCCAGCAGGCGCAGGCCTGGGGCGATGCGGTGCTGGCGGCGCAAAAGGCCGACGATCCGGCAGCCGCGCTGGCCGCCGTCGATGGCCAGGGTTCGGCGGCGCGCAAGGCCCTGTCCGAGATGCTGGCCGCCGGCGCCGAGGTCGAGGCGGGTCAGGGTGCGCAGGCGGCGCAGCGGCTGAAGGCCGCCGCCGCGCTGGTCGCCGATGATCCGGTGTTGCACGATCTGGCGCTGCTCAAGGCGGTGATGGCCGCGGGCAGCAGCATGGACCCGGCCGAGCGTGACGCGACCCTGACTCAGCTGAGCAAGCCTGGCGCGCCCTTTGAACTGCTGGCGCTGGAACAGAAGGTCGTGGCCTTGATCGATGCCGGGCGCAACGAGGATGCGATCACCCTGATCGGCCAGATCCAGCAAAAGGACGGGTTGTCCGAACCCTTGCGCCGCCGCCTGTCCGAAATGATGATTACCCTTGGTGCCGAGCCCCAGCGCGACCAGGATCCCGGGCCGCAGACCATGCCGGCGCCGGCGGTGAACTGA